CAGCCCCTCTCGGAGTTCCGCGCCAACGTGGCCAGCTTCGTCGAGCGAGTACGAAAAACCAAGCGCCCCGTCGTCCTGACCCAGCGCGGCCATAGCGCCGCGGTTCTTCTCGATGTTTCCAAGTACGAGCAGCTTCTGGACGAGGTCGAGACCCTCCGCGATATCCAGATTGCGGAGAAACAGCTCTCACGTGGCCGGGGCGTCTCCCATTCCAAGGCCAAGGCCCGCATCCTTGCAGCTCTGCGAAAGTGAGGATCGCCTGGTCGCCTCTTGCCATCGACCGGACGATCGCAGTCATCCGCTACATCGCCACCGCGAATCCACAGAGCGCGGAGAGGTGGACTGCCCGCCTCTTCGAACGAGTGAACCGCTTGCGCTCCTTTCCTGAGAGCGGCCGGATCCTTCGCGAAAGCCCGAGTGGGCCGTACCGAGAGCTCCTCCATGGCGAGTACCGCATCATCTACAGGGTGGTGAGGTCACGCGTTCTCATCCTCACGGTTCGGCATGGTCGGCGCTTACTCGATCCAGGCGAGCTCGCGTAGGAACGCTTGCGCGGGAAACCGCTGGCCAGCCATGCGCCGGGCGCCGGCCGGCTTGCGGCCCGCGGATCTGAGAGCCGCGACTGCGTACCGTCGCGGTCATGACAGCTGCGCCAATAGCGCCTTCGCGTCGATCAAGTCACGCGTGGCGAAGGAGCATAGCCCTCATTAGCCGGGAAAGTTTAGTTCAACATGGGTTATGCTGCGCGCAGCATAAGCCGTGATAGAGCACCAAGTTGATCCGCGGCCGCGGCACGAGCGGCACGAGCCGCTCGAGGAGCTCCTTCGGGGTGAAGACGACATGGGTCGTCCCGTCCGCCCATGGGCGCTGCAGCGCGACGGCGATCCGCCCGTCGCGCAGCCGGTGCAGGCCGCCCTGCCCGAGCGGCGGACGGCAGAGGTACTGGCAGAGCGCTCGAGCCGCTCGCGATCCCCCGCGGCGACGTGCACGGCGGCATGGAGGTCGAAGCCGCCGTCCTGGGCGTGGAGCGGCACGGGGCGCTCGACCCACGGCGCGCCCGGGTCGGCGCCTACCCGCGCGGGACCCCGCCCCGCGCGATCGCCGAGTGCCGTCCGGCCGAGGATCGCTGCCCGGGAGAGGCTCGCCAGTGCAGCCGACTCGTCCGCGAGCGGATCGGTGTCCTCGTCGGTGAACGTCGCCCGCGAAAGCCCGAGGCGCTCGAGGCGCCGCCGTACCCGGGCGACGACGCGGCGCACGTCGTCGTCCGTGGGTGGCGAGGCCGGATGGAAGCGCAGCGCGCCGTCCGACTCGCGCACGAAGACGCCGTCGAGGACGAGCGTGTGATAGTGGAGGTGAACGTTCACCGCCCCGCCGAAGCGTTGCACGCTCGTCACCATGCCGGTCTCTCCGCTCGGGAGCCCCTGGCGCCGCGCCTGGCGGCGATACGCGCTCCGGAGCGCACGCACGAAGACGTGCAGCACCGTGCGGCAGAGCCGGTGGTCGTAGGCGAGTCGGTAGCGCAGCCGGTGCGGGACCGAGAGCACCCACTGTCGGACGGGCACGTCGGCCGGCAGCACCTGATCGACGAGACGCGCCGCGCGCTCGGCCATCCGTCGTCCCCGATCCTTCGATGAGCGGTGAGCGACGGAGGCGCTTCATCGTCGTCCGGTCGACGCCGATGGCGCGAGCCGCCTCGCGCGGTTGCCCTTCGAGGCTTCGAGCGCCGAGCGGATGCGGGCGGCGGCGTGACCCGAGGGAGTCGACTCACGCCGGTGTGCGCGGGGGCGGCAACGCACGGTTGCAACCGTGCGCCAAGGCCGGCGGCAGGCCGCACGTTGCCGGGCGCGACCGCCGCTGTTAGGTTGGGAGTGCGACCGCGGGGTCGTTTGACTCCCGAAAGGGGGGTAGTATACCCGCGCAGTTCCGATGTACTTCCAGTTCGCCAACGTGCTCGTCTTCTTCCTGCTCGCCTTCGTCCTGTGCGGGCTGATGCTCGGGCTCGGCCTGCTGCTTCGCCCCTCCAATCCGCATCCGGGCAAGCTCACGACCTACGAGTGCGGGGAGCCGCCGAGCGGCAACGCCTGGATCAACTTCAACATCCGCTTCTACCTGATCGCGCTCGTGTTCGTGATCTTCGAGGTGGAGATCGCCTTCATCGTCCCCGTCGCCACGGTTTTCCGCGACTGGATCGCGCGCGGGCAGGGGGCGTTCGCGCTGGCCGAGATCGCGCTCTTCGTGGCGATCCTGGCCGTCGGGCTCGTGTACGTGTGGGTGAAGGGGGACCTCGAGTGGCTGAAGCGGCTGCCCCAGTCCCGTGGCGAGCCCGCCGCCGAACCGCTCCGGCGCGACGCCGCGTAGGGGGAAGCCGATGTCTCTCATCAACACCGCACCCGAGATGGCGCTCACCACCAAGATCGACGACTTCCTCAACTGGACCCGCAAGTCGTCGGTCTGGTACATGATGTTCGGCCTCGCCTGCTGCGCGATCGAGATGATGCAGACCGGAGGGCCGCGCTCCGATCTCGATCGCTTCGGGGCCGCACCGCGCGCCACGCCGCGCGTCTCCGACCTGATCATCGTGTCGGGCACGCTGACGCTCAAGATGGCGCTGCGCACGAAGGTGCTCTACGACCAGATGCCCGATCCGAAGTACGTCATCTCGATGGGCAGCTGCGCCAACTGCGGCGGGCTCTTCCAGCTCGCGTACTCGGTCTGCGACGGGGTGGACAAGGTGATCCCGGTCGACGTCTACGTGCCGGGCTGTCCGCCGCGGCCCGAGGCGCTCACCGAGGGGCTCGTCAAGCTCCAGGAGAAGATCCAGCAGGAGCGCTGGCTCGTGCGGAAGCCGGCCGTGGCGGCAAACGCCTGAGCCGCATGGCCGCGTCCGACCCCGCCGCCATCCACGCCGCCCTCAGGAGTCACTTCGGCGACGCGGTCGGCGACCTCGCGGGCACGCGCCCCGACAACACCGGCACCACGGTTGCGCCGTCGGCCATCGTCGACGTGTGCCGGTTCCTCAAGACGGAGACGGGCCTCGCGTTCGACTGCCTCTCGAATCTGTCCGGCGTCGACTACCCGAAGCGCAACGTCATCGAGGTGGTCTACCACCTCTACTCCTACCGCTACCGCCACCTCTTCGTGCTGAAGGTGGACGTGCCGCGCGACAACCCCGCTGTGCCGAGCGTCGCGGGCGTGTGGCACGCCGCCGAGTGGCAGGAGCGGGAGGTGTTCGACCTGCTCGGCGTCACCTTCGAGGGCCATCCGGACCTCCGCCGCATCCTCATGCCCGAGGACTGGCCGGGGCATCCGCTGCGCAAGGACTTCGTCGAGCCCGAGGAGTACCACGGCATCTCGACGTCGCGGGAGAGCCTGCTGAAGACATGAGCCTCACGGGATTCGAGGTCGAGATCCAGCGCGAGGTCGACGGCGGCCTCTCGACCGAGGACATGACCCTCAGCATGGGGCCCCAGCACCCCTCGACGCATGGCGTGCTCCGCTTCGTCGTGCGTGCCGACGGCGAGGTGATGAAGGAGGCCATCCCG
The sequence above is drawn from the Deltaproteobacteria bacterium genome and encodes:
- a CDS encoding type II toxin-antitoxin system Phd/YefM family antitoxin, yielding MSRTRLDEDVQPLSEFRANVASFVERVRKTKRPVVLTQRGHSAAVLLDVSKYEQLLDEVETLRDIQIAEKQLSRGRGVSHSKAKARILAALRK
- a CDS encoding NADH-quinone oxidoreductase subunit C, with the translated sequence MAASDPAAIHAALRSHFGDAVGDLAGTRPDNTGTTVAPSAIVDVCRFLKTETGLAFDCLSNLSGVDYPKRNVIEVVYHLYSYRYRHLFVLKVDVPRDNPAVPSVAGVWHAAEWQEREVFDLLGVTFEGHPDLRRILMPEDWPGHPLRKDFVEPEEYHGISTSRESLLKT
- a CDS encoding NADH-quinone oxidoreductase subunit B translates to MSLINTAPEMALTTKIDDFLNWTRKSSVWYMMFGLACCAIEMMQTGGPRSDLDRFGAAPRATPRVSDLIIVSGTLTLKMALRTKVLYDQMPDPKYVISMGSCANCGGLFQLAYSVCDGVDKVIPVDVYVPGCPPRPEALTEGLVKLQEKIQQERWLVRKPAVAANA
- a CDS encoding NADH-quinone oxidoreductase subunit A, whose protein sequence is MYFQFANVLVFFLLAFVLCGLMLGLGLLLRPSNPHPGKLTTYECGEPPSGNAWINFNIRFYLIALVFVIFEVEIAFIVPVATVFRDWIARGQGAFALAEIALFVAILAVGLVYVWVKGDLEWLKRLPQSRGEPAAEPLRRDAA
- a CDS encoding type II toxin-antitoxin system RelE/ParE family toxin — translated: MRIAWSPLAIDRTIAVIRYIATANPQSAERWTARLFERVNRLRSFPESGRILRESPSGPYRELLHGEYRIIYRVVRSRVLILTVRHGRRLLDPGELA